One window of Akkermansia biwaensis genomic DNA carries:
- a CDS encoding DUF6375 family protein produces MKIWNGYGSEHSANLVMIGHFKSEEDAKETQRIIDKLSAELAEQIEIGNPRDHFGKEVLDMLRALNCYYLSPWELEHFLYDVSTCVKGDSIVLTTDETEVSAFFKLMIEHGAKVEIYSAHDYPKCENDQDK; encoded by the coding sequence ATGAAAATCTGGAACGGTTATGGATCTGAACACTCGGCGAATCTTGTAATGATTGGCCACTTCAAAAGTGAGGAAGATGCAAAGGAAACTCAGAGAATCATCGATAAACTTTCTGCCGAATTGGCAGAACAAATTGAAATAGGGAATCCTCGTGATCACTTTGGTAAGGAAGTTCTTGATATGTTGAGGGCTTTAAATTGTTATTATTTAAGTCCTTGGGAGCTCGAGCATTTTCTTTACGATGTCAGTACCTGTGTCAAAGGAGATAGTATTGTTCTTACAACAGATGAAACTGAGGTTTCTGCATTTTTTAAACTCATGATCGAGCACGGAGCTAAAGTTGAAATCTATTCTGCTCATGATTACCCAAAATGTGAAAATGACCAAGACAAGTAA
- a CDS encoding radical SAM protein, whose product MIRKIKIRATSGGIHLFNRATGINVLIDEICSEPENFSLAPRQVSIALTNACNLSCAYCYAPKTPASLSFEALVAWLRELDENGTVGVGFGGGEPTLYPRLEELCKFVTTETSMAVTLTTNAHRLNEQLFQSLQGNINFIRVSMDGVGSTYEANRKSSFDDFIENIKLLRDIAPLGINYVVNSDTISNLDKALEVATALAAREFLLLPEMPTFRRPGMDERTSRTLVSWVKSYSGVVPLAVSENNADGLPTCDPFSFEKGLAAFVHIDATGMLKHSSYDNLGVQIESTGIISALKNLEKKTYNTEL is encoded by the coding sequence GTGATTCGCAAAATAAAAATTCGGGCAACTTCAGGTGGCATTCATTTGTTCAATCGCGCAACTGGAATAAATGTGTTAATTGATGAGATTTGCTCAGAACCCGAAAATTTTTCATTGGCGCCAAGACAAGTCTCTATCGCATTGACGAATGCTTGTAACCTGAGTTGTGCATACTGCTATGCACCTAAGACGCCAGCTAGTCTTTCCTTCGAAGCTCTAGTGGCTTGGCTCCGAGAACTTGATGAGAATGGTACTGTCGGCGTTGGTTTTGGGGGAGGTGAGCCTACTCTCTATCCCCGACTCGAAGAACTCTGTAAATTTGTGACTACCGAAACGAGCATGGCTGTTACTCTCACAACTAATGCTCATAGACTTAACGAACAACTTTTCCAATCTCTTCAAGGAAATATTAATTTTATCCGAGTGAGTATGGACGGAGTAGGTTCAACCTATGAAGCGAATCGTAAAAGTAGTTTTGATGATTTCATTGAGAATATCAAATTGCTCCGTGATATTGCTCCTCTTGGAATAAACTATGTGGTCAATTCGGATACGATTTCTAATTTAGACAAGGCACTTGAAGTAGCCACAGCATTGGCGGCTCGTGAATTCCTTCTTCTCCCAGAAATGCCTACATTTCGGAGGCCCGGCATGGATGAGCGCACCAGTCGAACTCTGGTCTCTTGGGTTAAGAGTTATAGCGGAGTGGTCCCTCTTGCTGTTAGTGAAAACAACGCTGACGGTTTACCTACGTGTGATCCGTTCTCGTTTGAAAAGGGATTAGCTGCCTTTGTACATATTGATGCTACGGGAATGCTAAAACATTCGTCATATGATAATTTAGGTGTACAAATCGAATCTACTGGAATCATCTCTGCATTAAAAAATCTTGAAAAGAAAACTTACAATACTGAATTATGA
- a CDS encoding DUF4339 domain-containing protein — protein MKAYYIYRAGRQPDGPYSPAQIVSMMERKEIPGAALVWCEGMNQWMPLYKVLDDIHSQSSWRNHQVNPPSGFNLTKKMKIIIGAGIGFVALLFIILLAGNEPSRQPYYDRGYSSSFPQSSYSPSMSNDEAAAIGMLIGAGMATQAQRQAVPQQALPCLQCDGTGILYSNGFRSVCPNCGGQGRVYGNPQAETIKDALRQRRYY, from the coding sequence ATGAAAGCCTATTACATCTACCGGGCCGGGAGACAACCGGACGGTCCATATTCTCCTGCCCAAATTGTATCCATGATGGAAAGAAAGGAAATTCCTGGAGCGGCTCTCGTTTGGTGTGAGGGAATGAATCAATGGATGCCTCTATACAAAGTTCTTGATGATATTCATTCTCAGAGCAGCTGGCGCAATCATCAGGTAAATCCGCCTTCAGGTTTCAACCTGACTAAAAAAATGAAAATAATCATAGGAGCTGGCATTGGTTTTGTCGCGCTTCTTTTCATTATCCTTTTGGCAGGCAATGAACCAAGCCGACAACCTTATTATGATCGTGGATATTCATCTTCATTCCCTCAGTCGTCTTATTCCCCATCCATGTCCAATGATGAAGCGGCTGCCATAGGAATGTTGATAGGAGCAGGCATGGCGACCCAAGCGCAACGCCAGGCAGTACCTCAACAGGCCTTACCATGCCTGCAATGTGACGGTACCGGTATTTTATATTCCAATGGATTCCGTTCCGTCTGTCCCAACTGCGGCGGACAGGGAAGAGTGTATGGCAATCCCCAAGCTGAAACCATAAAGGATGCTTTGAGGCAAAGGAGATATTACTAA
- a CDS encoding DUF4339 domain-containing protein, which translates to MSYYIYNKQGKHEGPYDEEQLRSMLKAGRLDKDELVSQNGLSSWSPIHLVLEARRSPNSSHQEEKKYRLLAQDGTQTGPFDISTLRDMLRQGKAQPSDYFWTEGMDNWEPIHHLIKNTDEPDFRENSSFPPPPVNNHSFDVEEVDKKAKKGLGWFVMAYVTASHFMTQAEIKGNDTMSVVGLLLFLGLMIYVLMKLYEAWKYIQPLSCLIPSREPIPSPEKAVGFLFIPLFNFYWAFTAWPGLLERAQKMANHLNMKNIVFHPRYALGYVIAFIIDGLSAFIPAQPLWLSYAIGIPEAILLYYTFVEIKKVLIVFGGKNMENNTD; encoded by the coding sequence ATGTCCTATTACATTTACAACAAGCAAGGAAAGCATGAAGGCCCTTATGATGAAGAGCAGCTCCGCAGCATGTTGAAAGCCGGACGTCTCGACAAGGACGAATTGGTCTCACAGAATGGCCTTTCCTCGTGGAGCCCTATCCATCTTGTTCTGGAGGCAAGGCGTTCGCCGAATTCTTCGCACCAGGAAGAGAAAAAATATCGCCTTTTGGCTCAAGACGGCACTCAAACTGGCCCTTTCGACATCTCAACTCTTCGAGATATGCTGCGACAGGGGAAGGCCCAACCTTCAGATTATTTTTGGACGGAAGGTATGGACAATTGGGAACCTATTCATCATCTAATCAAAAATACTGATGAACCCGATTTCAGAGAAAACTCTTCATTCCCTCCGCCCCCTGTAAATAATCATAGTTTTGATGTAGAGGAAGTAGATAAAAAAGCCAAAAAGGGATTGGGCTGGTTTGTGATGGCCTATGTCACAGCGTCTCATTTCATGACCCAGGCAGAAATCAAGGGTAACGACACGATGAGTGTAGTAGGCCTACTGTTATTTCTGGGGCTGATGATTTACGTCCTCATGAAACTGTATGAAGCATGGAAATATATTCAGCCTCTCAGTTGCCTGATTCCTTCGAGAGAACCCATACCTTCACCTGAAAAAGCAGTTGGCTTTCTCTTTATTCCTCTCTTCAATTTTTATTGGGCGTTTACCGCATGGCCCGGGCTACTGGAACGCGCTCAAAAAATGGCAAACCACCTGAATATGAAAAATATTGTTTTTCATCCCAGATATGCTCTCGGATACGTGATTGCCTTCATTATTGATGGTCTTTCTGCATTCATCCCCGCTCAACCCTTATGGCTATCCTATGCCATAGGGATTCCTGAAGCCATATTACTGTATTACACCTTTGTCGAAATCAAGAAGGTGCTTATCGTCTTCGGAGGAAAAAATATGGAAAATAATACTGATTAA
- a CDS encoding helix-turn-helix domain-containing protein — MKQINTPLFTAEDVYTALNAIRERLDSLAKLPTDSGSVVWASQATLAKRYDTSKSTICRILAEAVSAGKVQMIRPNNGVQKYHVAELDSYMVSISGNLNKQ; from the coding sequence ATGAAACAAATTAATACACCCCTATTCACAGCTGAAGACGTTTATACGGCACTAAATGCCATCCGTGAGCGTCTTGACTCCCTTGCCAAACTACCGACTGACTCCGGTTCTGTAGTCTGGGCCAGTCAGGCAACTCTCGCCAAACGCTACGATACGAGCAAGTCTACGATTTGCAGGATACTGGCGGAAGCCGTAAGTGCAGGCAAGGTTCAGATGATACGTCCAAACAATGGAGTCCAAAAGTACCATGTTGCGGAACTTGATTCCTATATGGTGTCTATTTCGGGGAACCTTAACAAACAGTAA
- a CDS encoding toprim domain-containing protein, translating into MNTEELKQPKFLLEYCACMLGTHKDIGRVKLFRCPFGEHRRLKLHVNECDGVGLWRCWACDKGGDIFTLAAELKQLDIKAQFPDVLEHVAEVLNISLDGKMSKRSYSSSSRKRAGAMSILQKGLMHRPESPVFLEPANVMELEICRKRLEEDIPLRSLLSSELNLNEELMLSAITVSHPSLRGLLGATEDGRLLYLYTARGSDGDITYTGAKLRCRINHPNPKLYLKEGKWTSCGTMNAESSRFMWVAGKAYQPWGMEFAEQRKIVLICEGESDALAINQVFGCLIPEDSSVFGNVPHAGSAELVPFAVAIPGAQSFKREWAGFFKGKIVILGLDSDPAGRKAAKEIRQTLADIGCIVVDWTPPSPYKDARSLLASEGNLALYQSILSALNSFSTPVVKEVCHA; encoded by the coding sequence ATGAATACCGAAGAATTAAAACAACCGAAATTCCTTCTGGAGTACTGTGCGTGCATGTTGGGAACCCACAAGGACATCGGAAGGGTGAAGCTCTTCCGTTGTCCATTTGGAGAACATCGGCGCCTCAAACTGCATGTCAACGAATGTGACGGAGTAGGATTATGGCGTTGCTGGGCATGTGACAAAGGCGGGGATATTTTTACTCTGGCCGCAGAGCTTAAGCAGCTTGATATCAAAGCGCAATTTCCGGATGTCTTGGAACATGTGGCGGAGGTATTGAATATCTCTCTGGATGGCAAGATGAGCAAAAGAAGCTATTCCTCCTCAAGCCGTAAAAGAGCAGGCGCAATGTCTATTCTTCAAAAAGGTTTGATGCACCGTCCAGAATCTCCTGTGTTTCTTGAACCTGCTAATGTGATGGAATTGGAAATTTGCCGCAAACGGCTGGAAGAGGATATCCCCCTGCGTTCCCTTTTAAGTTCCGAACTGAACTTGAATGAAGAATTGATGCTCTCTGCCATTACCGTTTCCCATCCTAGTTTGCGAGGTCTTCTTGGAGCGACGGAAGACGGACGCTTGCTGTATCTTTATACGGCCAGGGGAAGTGATGGGGACATCACGTATACGGGAGCCAAACTGCGTTGCAGAATCAACCATCCCAACCCCAAGCTCTATTTGAAAGAAGGCAAATGGACATCTTGCGGCACAATGAACGCTGAGAGCTCGCGTTTCATGTGGGTAGCCGGAAAAGCTTATCAACCTTGGGGGATGGAATTCGCAGAGCAGCGAAAGATCGTTCTTATCTGTGAAGGAGAATCCGATGCTCTGGCTATCAATCAGGTATTTGGCTGTCTTATACCCGAAGATTCTTCCGTATTTGGAAATGTCCCGCATGCGGGAAGTGCGGAATTGGTTCCTTTCGCCGTAGCTATTCCCGGCGCTCAGAGTTTTAAACGAGAGTGGGCAGGATTCTTCAAAGGGAAGATCGTCATCCTCGGGCTTGATTCCGATCCTGCCGGACGGAAAGCCGCAAAAGAGATTCGGCAAACTCTTGCGGATATCGGCTGCATTGTTGTGGATTGGACTCCTCCAAGCCCTTACAAAGACGCTCGTTCTTTATTGGCTTCCGAGGGAAACCTAGCTTTGTATCAATCCATTCTCTCCGCTCTTAACTCTTTTTCAACTCCTGTAGTAAAGGAGGTTTGCCATGCATGA
- a CDS encoding tyrosine-type recombinase/integrase: MAGLKKRNNTWFASYYVNGKRVIKTTKIEVSPSAILPGKTKVKMEAELKLNAQIIANELEKAAKGEKANTEIVHAVAGSSKAKALLKGKAHMQGVDDFLKDWMKSRTEKGAVDRDGKAVRQFLCYLDDRKTLPLDAVTPHHAEEFMVKELERVSSGTVKRYLESLTCAFNSAVSKRIITVNPFKGVIPSKSSRNDRQERDAFSVEEVQKMISDFPNEWPDMIQVCLYTGGQRLGDIAKLKWEQIDLEGGRISMTSEKTKRRMNKPVIEQLKEILQRRHEKKINDYVFPLAAMRHSQAGNSSKLSWDFTELLRKHGLIVRHDRKTLGNRRTLAEKSFHSLRATAVTMLRSMGVSPDMARYIVGHDSEDIERGYYRPQEEAVAESIAQLGQAISPQSPSKPA, encoded by the coding sequence ATGGCTGGATTGAAAAAACGGAACAATACATGGTTCGCCTCCTATTACGTCAACGGCAAAAGAGTCATCAAAACGACCAAAATAGAGGTCTCCCCTTCGGCGATTCTCCCCGGGAAGACAAAAGTCAAAATGGAGGCCGAGCTCAAGCTGAATGCACAAATTATCGCCAATGAATTGGAGAAGGCAGCCAAAGGAGAAAAGGCAAACACCGAAATCGTCCATGCCGTAGCCGGATCTTCCAAGGCAAAGGCTCTGCTCAAAGGCAAAGCCCATATGCAGGGAGTGGATGATTTTTTGAAAGACTGGATGAAGTCCCGTACGGAAAAAGGGGCTGTTGACCGTGATGGAAAAGCTGTCCGACAATTCTTGTGCTATCTGGATGACCGCAAAACCCTTCCTCTGGATGCCGTTACTCCTCATCATGCAGAAGAATTCATGGTAAAAGAATTGGAGCGTGTATCCAGCGGAACAGTAAAGAGGTATCTTGAATCCTTGACGTGTGCCTTCAATAGCGCCGTCAGCAAAAGGATCATTACAGTCAATCCTTTCAAAGGAGTCATTCCTTCCAAAAGCTCTCGGAATGACAGGCAGGAACGAGATGCCTTTTCCGTAGAGGAAGTACAAAAAATGATTTCCGACTTTCCGAATGAATGGCCCGATATGATACAGGTCTGCCTGTATACGGGAGGGCAACGTTTGGGTGATATCGCCAAGCTGAAATGGGAGCAAATCGATTTGGAAGGAGGGCGAATCTCCATGACCTCGGAAAAGACAAAGAGAAGAATGAACAAGCCTGTTATTGAGCAATTGAAAGAAATTCTACAGAGACGGCACGAGAAAAAAATCAATGATTACGTCTTCCCTCTGGCGGCCATGCGCCACTCACAAGCAGGCAACTCAAGCAAGCTCTCATGGGACTTCACTGAGCTGTTACGCAAACATGGATTGATTGTCCGGCACGATCGGAAAACCCTAGGAAACAGAAGAACCCTTGCGGAAAAAAGTTTCCATAGTTTAAGAGCCACTGCCGTTACCATGCTGCGCTCCATGGGTGTGTCTCCGGATATGGCCCGTTATATTGTTGGTCATGATTCGGAGGACATCGAACGAGGCTATTACCGTCCACAGGAAGAAGCGGTAGCTGAATCCATAGCTCAACTAGGACAAGCCATATCGCCGCAATCCCCCTCCAAGCCTGCATAA